From Phenylobacterium immobile (ATCC 35973), a single genomic window includes:
- a CDS encoding DUF4164 family protein, which translates to MRCRRGQPRSDLRNRADAGLRWRQSFSATPIARAGGRALTTANTPPTLSPASESALEIAAKRLERAVLGLEQRLTHRVGEARAEAGGLFDFDRNRLAAELDQSRAREKELEAAGAEASAALSRAMDEIRAALANDEGKSE; encoded by the coding sequence ATGCGATGCCGCAGGGGTCAACCGCGTTCGGACCTTCGCAACCGGGCCGACGCAGGGCTAAGATGGCGCCAAAGCTTTTCGGCCACACCGATAGCCCGCGCAGGAGGCCGCGCCCTGACCACCGCCAACACCCCGCCCACCCTTTCGCCAGCCAGCGAAAGCGCCCTTGAGATCGCCGCCAAGCGCCTCGAACGCGCCGTCCTGGGCCTCGAGCAGCGCCTGACCCACCGGGTCGGCGAAGCCCGAGCTGAGGCCGGCGGCCTGTTCGACTTCGACCGCAACCGCCTGGCCGCCGAGCTCGACCAGTCCCGCGCGCGCGAGAAGGAGCTGGAGGCCGCCGGCGCCGAGGCTTCGGCCGCGCTGTCGCGCGCCATGGATGAGATTCGCGCCGCGCTGGCGAACGACGAAGGGAAGTCGGAATGA
- the tkt gene encoding transketolase, with amino-acid sequence MPALQTTMANAIRVLSMDAVEQANSGHPGMPMGMADVATVLWTKFLKYDASQPAWADRDRFVLSAGHGSMLLYSLLALTGFKGFGLDDVRAFRQMGSKTPGHPEYGHTPGVETTTGPLGQGLATAVGMAMAERRMAARFGKDLVDHRTWVVAGDGCLMEGISQEAIALAGRLKLSRLTVLWDDNEITIDGSVALSDATNQLARFKAAGWSVKAVDGHDVGKIKSALAWATRQSQPTLIACKTKIGKGSATLEGHHDTHGKALGKAEIAATREKLGWPHEPFVIPDDVARAWKSAGRRGVKTRKAWEEHLAASPARAEFERAVAGELPPHAFAQLDAFIAEAEEKAPAAATRQHSGSVLERIFGDIGDLVGGSADLTGSNNTFVKNTAVFDAPDYAGRYVNYGVREFGMAAAMNGMALHGGVIPYGGTFLVFSDYARPAIRLAALMGIRVIHVGTHDSIGLGEDGPTHQPVEHLASLRAMPNLHVLRPADAVETAECWKLALDAKTTPSVLALSRQKTPAVRVTVAGENLSARGAYQLAGAGAPAQVTIFATGTEVAIALAARDLLEADGVGTRVVSVPSWSHFAAQSSDYQAQVIGETAVRVAVEAGVRMGWDRFIGPDGVFVGMTGFGASAPAEQLYEHFGITPAAVAAAAKAKL; translated from the coding sequence ATGCCCGCGCTCCAGACCACCATGGCCAATGCGATCCGAGTTCTGTCGATGGACGCCGTCGAACAGGCTAATTCCGGTCACCCTGGCATGCCCATGGGCATGGCCGACGTCGCCACCGTGCTCTGGACCAAGTTCCTGAAGTACGACGCCAGCCAGCCCGCCTGGGCTGACCGCGACCGCTTCGTCCTGTCGGCGGGCCACGGCTCGATGCTGCTCTACAGCCTGCTGGCGCTCACCGGCTTCAAGGGCTTCGGCCTGGATGACGTGCGGGCCTTCCGCCAGATGGGCTCCAAGACCCCGGGTCACCCGGAATATGGCCACACCCCCGGTGTCGAGACCACGACGGGCCCGCTGGGTCAGGGCCTGGCTACGGCCGTCGGCATGGCCATGGCCGAGCGCCGCATGGCCGCCCGCTTCGGCAAAGACCTGGTGGATCACCGCACCTGGGTGGTCGCCGGCGACGGCTGCCTGATGGAGGGGATCAGCCAGGAGGCGATCGCGCTCGCCGGCCGCCTGAAGCTCTCGCGCCTGACCGTGCTGTGGGACGACAACGAGATCACGATCGACGGTTCGGTCGCCCTGTCGGACGCCACCAACCAGCTCGCGCGCTTCAAGGCCGCGGGCTGGTCGGTCAAGGCTGTCGATGGCCATGACGTGGGCAAGATCAAGAGCGCGCTGGCCTGGGCGACCCGCCAGTCGCAGCCGACGCTGATCGCCTGCAAGACTAAGATCGGCAAGGGCTCGGCCACGCTCGAGGGCCACCACGACACCCACGGCAAGGCGCTCGGCAAGGCCGAGATCGCCGCCACCCGTGAGAAGCTGGGCTGGCCGCACGAGCCCTTCGTCATCCCTGACGACGTCGCTCGCGCCTGGAAGTCCGCCGGTCGCCGCGGCGTCAAGACCCGCAAGGCCTGGGAGGAGCACCTCGCCGCCTCGCCGGCCCGCGCCGAATTCGAACGCGCCGTCGCCGGCGAACTGCCGCCCCACGCCTTCGCCCAATTGGACGCCTTCATCGCCGAGGCGGAGGAAAAGGCGCCGGCCGCGGCCACCCGCCAGCACTCCGGTTCGGTGCTGGAGCGAATCTTCGGTGATATCGGCGATCTGGTGGGCGGCTCGGCTGACCTCACCGGCTCCAACAACACCTTCGTCAAGAACACCGCCGTGTTCGACGCCCCGGACTACGCCGGCCGTTATGTGAACTACGGCGTGCGTGAATTCGGCATGGCCGCGGCGATGAACGGCATGGCGCTGCACGGCGGGGTCATCCCCTACGGCGGCACCTTCCTGGTGTTCTCCGACTACGCCCGGCCGGCGATCCGCCTGGCGGCCCTGATGGGGATCCGGGTCATCCACGTCGGCACCCATGATTCCATCGGCCTCGGCGAAGACGGCCCGACCCACCAGCCGGTGGAGCACCTGGCCTCGCTGCGGGCCATGCCGAACCTGCACGTCCTGCGCCCGGCCGACGCGGTCGAGACCGCCGAATGCTGGAAGCTGGCCCTGGACGCCAAGACGACGCCATCGGTCCTGGCCCTGTCGCGGCAGAAGACGCCCGCCGTCCGCGTCACCGTGGCCGGCGAGAACCTCTCGGCTCGCGGCGCTTACCAGCTGGCGGGCGCCGGCGCGCCCGCCCAGGTGACGATCTTCGCCACCGGCACTGAAGTCGCCATCGCGCTCGCCGCTCGCGACCTGCTGGAAGCCGATGGCGTCGGAACGCGCGTCGTCTCCGTCCCGTCCTGGTCGCACTTCGCCGCCCAGTCGAGCGATTACCAGGCTCAGGTCATCGGGGAGACCGCCGTCCGCGTAGCGGTGGAAGCCGGCGTACGCATGGGCTGGGATCGCTTCATCGGCCCCGACGGCGTGTTCGTCGGCATGACCGGCTTCGGCGCCAGCGCGCCCGCCGAACAGCTCTACGAACACTTCGGCATCACGCCCGCGGCGGTCGCCGCGGCCGCCAAGGCGAAGCTTTAA
- a CDS encoding glycosyltransferase family 9 protein, which yields MPPGSFPILFITATRIGDAVLSSGLIKRLSDEIPHARFTVVAGPEAAPLFADLPNLDALIPFAKSRDGGHWFDLWRKVRKRRWGLVVDMRGSAITRFLSTRRRAIFHRPHGEPGHKVLEAARTLRIEDDPAPPWLFAGPEAEARAAKLTAGSAPILALAPAANWIGKTWPVERFSRTAMRLLGSGGALEGGRLMILGGPGDRELAASFRDITARARFINLAGEADLLTSYACLKRARLFIGNDSGAMHLSAAAGAPTLGLFGPSDERQYGPWGAAARAVRGARSLDDIRRIDPGLDQAMCHMMDLSVDRVVAAAEALLAATQAPPSGVQ from the coding sequence ATGCCGCCCGGGTCCTTCCCCATTCTGTTCATCACCGCCACGCGGATCGGCGACGCCGTGCTGTCGTCGGGGCTGATCAAACGCCTGAGCGATGAGATTCCGCACGCGCGTTTCACCGTGGTGGCCGGGCCCGAAGCCGCGCCGCTGTTCGCCGACCTGCCGAACCTCGACGCCCTCATCCCCTTCGCCAAGTCGCGCGACGGCGGCCACTGGTTCGACCTGTGGCGCAAGGTGCGAAAGCGTCGCTGGGGCCTGGTGGTCGACATGCGCGGCTCGGCCATCACGCGGTTCCTGTCGACGCGACGGCGCGCGATCTTCCACCGGCCGCACGGCGAGCCGGGCCACAAGGTGCTCGAGGCCGCCCGGACCCTGCGCATCGAAGACGATCCGGCGCCGCCCTGGTTGTTCGCCGGCCCCGAGGCCGAAGCCCGCGCGGCCAAGCTGACGGCCGGCTCCGCGCCCATCCTGGCGCTCGCCCCGGCGGCGAATTGGATCGGCAAGACCTGGCCTGTCGAGCGGTTCAGCCGCACGGCCATGCGGCTGCTGGGTTCAGGCGGGGCGCTGGAAGGCGGCCGGCTGATGATCCTGGGCGGCCCCGGCGACCGCGAACTGGCCGCCTCGTTCCGCGATATCACGGCCCGCGCGCGGTTCATCAACCTGGCCGGCGAGGCGGACCTTTTGACCTCCTACGCCTGCCTCAAGCGCGCCCGGCTGTTCATCGGCAACGATTCCGGCGCCATGCACCTCTCGGCCGCCGCCGGAGCGCCGACTCTCGGCCTGTTCGGCCCGTCGGATGAGCGTCAATACGGGCCCTGGGGCGCCGCCGCCCGCGCCGTTCGCGGCGCGCGCAGCCTGGACGACATCCGGCGCATCGATCCGGGCCTCGACCAGGCGATGTGCCACATGATGGACCTGAGCGTCGACCGCGTGGTCGCCGCCGCCGAGGCGTTGTTGGCTGCGACGCAGGCGCCGCCCTCTGGCGTTCAGTAA
- a CDS encoding YgfZ/GcvT domain-containing protein, translating into MTASFAFASLESRALIAVSGPDWRSFLQGLLTQDVETLGPGEARFAALLTPQGRLLYDMFVVAWPDGMGVWLDVAAEHRAAIAFKLTLYRLRAKVEIAEAGELVAAAPAPGADGLWVADPRLPSLGFRGYGASVPAETQGEDAYEAHRMALGVPGPADWGSDKAYPIEADFDLLNGIDFKKGCFVGQETTSRMKRRGTLKNRMAPLEFDGPAPRPGAMLMAGELRAGEVLSGREGRAMALVRLDRLDGDLSVEGRPVRVIFPEWLEDAAKLVEKPQG; encoded by the coding sequence ATGACCGCAAGCTTCGCCTTCGCATCCCTCGAAAGTCGCGCCCTCATCGCCGTGTCCGGCCCGGATTGGCGCAGCTTCCTGCAAGGCCTCCTGACCCAGGACGTCGAGACGCTTGGGCCGGGCGAGGCCCGCTTCGCCGCGCTTCTGACCCCCCAGGGCCGGCTGCTCTACGACATGTTCGTGGTGGCCTGGCCGGACGGGATGGGCGTCTGGCTCGATGTGGCGGCCGAGCATCGCGCGGCGATCGCCTTCAAGCTCACCCTCTATCGGCTCCGCGCCAAGGTGGAGATCGCGGAGGCGGGAGAACTGGTCGCCGCCGCGCCTGCGCCTGGCGCAGACGGGCTATGGGTCGCCGACCCGCGCCTGCCGTCGCTCGGCTTCCGCGGCTATGGGGCGAGCGTGCCGGCCGAGACGCAAGGCGAGGACGCCTATGAGGCCCACCGCATGGCGCTGGGCGTGCCGGGCCCCGCCGACTGGGGTTCGGACAAGGCCTATCCCATCGAGGCCGATTTCGATCTCCTGAACGGCATCGATTTCAAGAAGGGCTGTTTCGTCGGCCAGGAGACGACCTCGCGGATGAAGCGCCGTGGCACGCTGAAGAACCGCATGGCGCCCCTGGAGTTCGACGGCCCGGCGCCCCGGCCCGGCGCCATGTTGATGGCCGGCGAGCTTCGGGCCGGCGAGGTGTTGTCCGGCCGAGAGGGTCGCGCCATGGCCCTGGTGCGCCTGGATCGCCTCGACGGTGACCTGAGTGTCGAGGGCAGGCCGGTGCGGGTCATTTTCCCCGAATGGCTGGAAGACGCCGCCAAGCTTGTGGAAAAGCCGCAAGGCTGA
- a CDS encoding DNA-3-methyladenine glycosylase I, which yields MSDPLSRCAWYGMAGSPVYEAYHDTEWGVPEYDSRALWEKLVLDGFQAGLSWITILKKREAFRAAFAGFDPEKVAAFDEEDRARLMADAGIVRSGAKIDAAINSARIYLAMRDCGEDFSDFCWGFVGGQPIQNSFRAGEVPAQTPLAVEVSKALKARGFKFVGPVIVYAWMQATGLVNDHLSDCFRHQPVKAMAR from the coding sequence ATGAGCGACCCGCTTTCCCGCTGCGCCTGGTACGGCATGGCGGGCTCCCCCGTCTACGAGGCCTACCACGACACCGAATGGGGCGTGCCGGAGTACGATTCGCGCGCTCTATGGGAAAAGCTGGTGCTCGACGGCTTCCAAGCCGGACTCTCCTGGATCACTATCCTGAAGAAGCGCGAGGCCTTCCGCGCCGCCTTCGCCGGCTTCGACCCGGAGAAGGTGGCTGCCTTCGACGAAGAGGATCGCGCCCGGCTGATGGCTGACGCGGGCATCGTCCGCTCCGGCGCCAAGATCGACGCGGCCATCAACAGCGCTCGCATCTACCTGGCCATGCGCGACTGCGGCGAGGACTTCTCGGACTTCTGCTGGGGCTTCGTCGGCGGCCAGCCGATCCAGAACAGCTTCCGCGCCGGCGAGGTGCCGGCCCAGACGCCCCTGGCGGTCGAAGTCTCCAAGGCTCTGAAGGCGCGCGGGTTCAAGTTCGTGGGGCCCGTGATCGTCTACGCCTGGATGCAGGCGACGGGCTTGGTCAACGACCATCTCAGCGACTGCTTCCGGCATCAGCCCGTCAAGGCGATGGCGCGATGA
- a CDS encoding ribonuclease HII, which translates to MTAKGPDMMLERAFIGGLVCGVDEAGRGPWAGPVSAAAVILNPRKIPKGLDDSKKLTAKAREALEVEIMDKAAAFAVAFATVDEIAELNILHATGLAMRRAVEALTPQATYALVDGNYAFKLPCEVKTVVGGDGKSKSIAAASILAKVARDRLMVEMDDLHPGYGFARHKGYGAPVHIEALSRLGPSPIHRMAWAPVKLALTGGDLTGLLVEADGLAEGERL; encoded by the coding sequence ATGACCGCTAAGGGCCCGGACATGATGCTGGAGCGCGCCTTCATCGGCGGCCTGGTCTGCGGCGTCGACGAGGCGGGCCGCGGGCCCTGGGCCGGTCCCGTCTCGGCCGCGGCCGTGATCCTGAATCCCCGGAAGATTCCCAAGGGTCTCGACGATTCCAAGAAGCTGACCGCCAAGGCGCGCGAGGCCCTGGAGGTCGAGATCATGGACAAGGCGGCCGCCTTCGCCGTCGCCTTCGCCACGGTCGACGAGATCGCCGAGCTCAACATCCTGCACGCCACCGGCCTGGCCATGCGCCGGGCGGTCGAGGCTCTGACGCCCCAGGCGACCTACGCCCTGGTCGACGGCAACTACGCCTTCAAGCTGCCTTGCGAGGTCAAGACGGTGGTCGGCGGCGACGGCAAGTCCAAGTCCATCGCCGCGGCCTCGATCCTGGCCAAGGTCGCCCGCGACCGGCTGATGGTCGAGATGGACGACCTGCACCCCGGCTATGGCTTCGCCCGCCACAAGGGCTACGGCGCCCCTGTCCACATCGAGGCGCTCAGCCGCCTCGGCCCCTCGCCGATCCACCGGATGGCCTGGGCGCCGGTGAAACTCGCCCTGACGGGCGGGGATCTGACGGGGTTGCTTGTGGAAGCCGATGGTCTGGCCGAGGGCGAGCGGCTTTAA
- a CDS encoding site-specific DNA-methyltransferase, with the protein MALDKIIHGECLEELRKLPDRSVDLVFADPPYNLQLGGDLLRPDNSKVDAVDDHWDQFESFAAYDAFTRAWLGECRRILKDDGALWVIGSYHNIFRVGSALQDLGFWLLNDIIWRKANPMPNFKGTRFTNAHETLIWAAKSRGGRRYTFNYDAMKMANDELQMRSDWNLPLCTGDERLKNDAGTKAHPTQKPEALLHRLILATTRPGDVILDPFFGTGTTGAAAKRLGRRYVGIEREAEYVALAEKRLAQVIPATADEVVVTGSKKSEPRIPFGQIVEAGLLRAGDTLYDGKGRIAARVRADGSLMAGDLTGSIHKVGAMVQSQPACNGWTYWHFKTDAGLAPIDVLRAKVRGQLVS; encoded by the coding sequence ATGGCGCTCGATAAAATCATTCACGGCGAATGCCTGGAGGAGCTGCGCAAGCTCCCCGACCGTTCGGTCGACCTGGTCTTCGCCGACCCGCCCTATAATCTGCAGCTGGGCGGCGACCTGCTGCGCCCGGACAACTCCAAGGTCGACGCCGTCGACGACCACTGGGACCAGTTCGAGAGCTTCGCGGCCTATGACGCGTTCACGCGCGCCTGGCTGGGCGAGTGCCGCCGCATCCTGAAGGACGACGGGGCGCTGTGGGTGATCGGCAGCTACCACAACATCTTCCGCGTAGGCTCGGCCCTGCAGGACCTGGGCTTCTGGCTGTTGAACGACATCATCTGGCGCAAGGCCAACCCGATGCCGAACTTCAAGGGCACCCGGTTCACCAATGCACACGAGACTCTGATCTGGGCCGCCAAGTCGCGCGGCGGCCGGCGCTATACGTTCAACTATGACGCCATGAAGATGGCCAACGACGAGCTGCAGATGCGCTCGGACTGGAACCTGCCGCTATGCACGGGCGACGAGCGCCTGAAGAACGACGCGGGGACCAAGGCTCATCCGACCCAAAAGCCCGAGGCCCTGCTGCACCGCCTGATCCTGGCGACGACGCGGCCGGGCGATGTGATCCTCGATCCCTTCTTTGGCACGGGCACGACGGGCGCCGCGGCCAAGCGGTTGGGCCGTCGCTATGTCGGCATCGAGCGCGAGGCCGAGTATGTCGCCCTCGCCGAAAAGCGCTTGGCGCAGGTGATCCCGGCGACCGCCGACGAGGTGGTCGTCACGGGCTCAAAGAAATCCGAGCCGCGCATTCCCTTCGGCCAGATTGTCGAGGCTGGCCTGCTGCGCGCCGGCGACACCCTCTATGACGGCAAGGGCCGCATCGCAGCCCGGGTCCGCGCCGATGGCAGCCTGATGGCTGGCGATCTGACCGGCTCGATCCACAAGGTCGGCGCCATGGTGCAGTCGCAGCCCGCCTGCAACGGCTGGACCTACTGGCACTTCAAGACGGATGCGGGCCTGGCGCCGATCGATGTCCTGCGCGCGAAGGTTCGAGGGCAGCTCGTCTCCTAA
- the mutY gene encoding A/G-specific adenine glycosylase: protein MTEELRRLLLAWYDANARDLPWRVRPAARAAGLVADPYRVWLSEVMLQQTTVPHAAPYFLRFTERWPTVADLAAAADEEVMAAWAGLGYYARARNLLACARAVASRHAGVFPNDPAALRALPGLGDYTTAAVSAIAFGQTANVVDGNVERVMARLFAVEAPLPAGKPELKALAASLVRDDRPGDWAQALMDLGATVCRPKAPLCELCPIADHCAGLATGAPETFPRKTAKAARPHRHGVAFILTRDDQVALVRREPKGLLGGMLALPTTDWRSAPFSDAEAIAAAPAPADWRRVGEIEHVFTHFSLGLAVYRAEGEANGVIWSPRRDLSALPSVFLKAARAGLTALGL, encoded by the coding sequence GTGACCGAAGAACTGCGCCGCCTTCTCCTCGCCTGGTACGACGCCAACGCCCGCGACCTGCCCTGGCGGGTCAGGCCGGCGGCGCGGGCCGCCGGCCTGGTCGCCGATCCCTACCGGGTCTGGCTATCAGAAGTGATGCTGCAACAGACCACCGTGCCGCATGCGGCGCCCTACTTCCTGAGGTTCACTGAGCGCTGGCCCACCGTCGCCGACCTCGCCGCCGCAGCGGACGAGGAGGTGATGGCCGCCTGGGCGGGCCTCGGCTACTACGCCCGCGCCCGCAATCTGCTGGCCTGCGCCCGAGCCGTCGCCAGCCGCCATGCTGGCGTCTTTCCGAACGACCCTGCAGCGCTGCGCGCCCTGCCCGGCCTCGGCGACTATACGACAGCGGCGGTCTCGGCGATCGCCTTTGGCCAGACCGCCAATGTCGTCGACGGCAACGTCGAGCGGGTGATGGCGCGGCTCTTCGCGGTCGAAGCCCCGCTGCCGGCCGGAAAGCCCGAGCTCAAGGCCCTGGCCGCCAGCCTTGTCCGTGATGACCGCCCCGGCGACTGGGCCCAGGCGCTGATGGACCTGGGCGCTACGGTCTGCCGACCGAAGGCGCCGCTCTGCGAGCTCTGCCCGATCGCGGATCACTGCGCGGGTCTGGCCACCGGCGCACCGGAAACCTTTCCGCGCAAGACCGCCAAGGCCGCCCGACCACATCGTCACGGCGTGGCGTTCATCCTGACGCGGGACGACCAGGTGGCGCTGGTGCGGCGCGAGCCCAAGGGATTGCTGGGCGGCATGCTGGCCCTGCCGACCACGGATTGGCGTAGCGCGCCCTTCTCGGACGCTGAAGCGATCGCGGCGGCCCCTGCTCCGGCCGACTGGCGGCGCGTCGGCGAGATCGAGCACGTCTTCACGCACTTCTCGCTCGGCCTCGCAGTCTATCGCGCGGAAGGCGAGGCGAACGGCGTGATCTGGTCGCCAAGGCGCGACCTCAGCGCCCTCCCCAGCGTCTTCCTCAAGGCCGCCCGCGCGGGGCTGACGGCGCTCGGGCTTTAG
- a CDS encoding DUF721 domain-containing protein — MSRRLPTMEEAAQILAARRTRPPARPPPPAGRKLAGLMRELDARFGKGPGALIARWREIVGPDIARRTEPVKLTKGRGDAPTILEIRVAGAAAAIIQHQGQEILERVNLFLGAGSVGKLRIVQGPLRRAPEARSIVRRSPPLDAAAEAELAASLANQPDGPLKERLAALGRGVLRRQR, encoded by the coding sequence ATGTCCCGCCGCCTGCCCACGATGGAGGAGGCCGCCCAGATTCTGGCGGCGCGCCGCACGCGGCCGCCGGCCCGTCCGCCGCCCCCGGCGGGACGCAAGCTGGCCGGCCTTATGCGCGAGCTTGACGCCCGCTTCGGCAAGGGCCCCGGCGCGCTCATCGCCCGCTGGCGTGAGATCGTCGGCCCCGACATCGCCCGGCGTACGGAGCCCGTGAAGCTGACCAAGGGCCGAGGCGATGCGCCGACGATCCTGGAGATCCGTGTCGCCGGTGCGGCGGCCGCGATTATCCAGCACCAGGGCCAGGAGATCCTCGAACGGGTGAACCTGTTCCTGGGCGCGGGTTCGGTGGGGAAGCTGCGCATCGTCCAGGGACCCTTGCGTCGCGCGCCGGAGGCGCGGTCGATCGTCCGCCGCAGCCCGCCCCTCGACGCCGCCGCCGAGGCGGAGCTGGCGGCCAGCCTGGCGAACCAGCCGGATGGTCCCCTCAAGGAAAGGCTGGCCGCACTGGGCCGTGGGGTGCTGCGCCGACAGCGCTGA
- a CDS encoding DsbA family protein, with protein sequence MFSRRHIAAVAALGLGLALAGCNQAGAKGGPADGDMTLGNMKAKVQLVEYASASCVHCATFNNEVFPAFKAKYIDTGKVGYTMKEFLTPPAEVAAAGFLISRCAGKDKYFTVLDSVYKNQQEMFTTGDFRGVLLRIAQSAGMTEPQFNACVSDEKALTALQSRVDRAVKQDKINSTPTFVMNGKKIAEGEISMQQLDAAFAAASK encoded by the coding sequence ATGTTCAGCCGCCGTCACATCGCCGCCGTCGCCGCCCTCGGCCTGGGTCTTGCGCTCGCAGGCTGCAACCAGGCCGGCGCCAAGGGCGGTCCCGCCGATGGCGACATGACCCTGGGCAATATGAAGGCCAAGGTTCAGCTCGTCGAATACGCCTCGGCCTCTTGCGTCCACTGCGCGACGTTCAACAACGAGGTCTTCCCAGCCTTCAAGGCTAAGTACATCGACACCGGCAAGGTCGGCTACACGATGAAGGAGTTCCTGACGCCACCCGCCGAAGTGGCCGCCGCAGGCTTCCTGATCTCGCGTTGCGCCGGCAAGGACAAGTATTTCACTGTCCTGGACTCCGTCTACAAGAACCAGCAGGAGATGTTCACCACGGGCGACTTCCGCGGCGTGTTGCTGCGCATCGCCCAGTCGGCGGGCATGACCGAGCCGCAGTTCAACGCCTGCGTCTCCGATGAAAAGGCGCTGACCGCCCTGCAGAGCCGCGTCGACCGCGCCGTAAAGCAGGACAAGATCAACTCCACGCCGACCTTTGTGATGAACGGCAAGAAGATCGCCGAGGGCGAGATCAGTATGCAGCAACTGGATGCGGCCTTCGCCGCAGCCTCGAAGTAG